A genomic region of Candidatus Bathyarchaeota archaeon contains the following coding sequences:
- a CDS encoding trypsin-like peptidase domain-containing protein: protein MLIVVSSVSAYFYLDVNNRYRVLQRENSELQGRIGELQSRLNRLEALTNITGRGSEPDVSSQIYKLIEPSVVKVTVRSWTLLGLTSYGEGSGFVYDSTGHIITNHHVVSGADAIEVTFLDGTTLKAALVGSDPYSDLAVIKVESRKTLIPVVLGDSSKLYVGETVLAVGNPFGLSGSMTKGIVSQLGRTLPTSGNYLIVGVIQVDAAINPGNSGGPLINLRGEVVGVNTAIASMTGEFAGIGFAIPSNLVKKVVPAIINQGYYPHPWLGISGLDVTPSIAEAMNLPNATGFLVTEVLEGSPAAEAGLRGGTNVAVIEGSKVPIGGDVIVGVDQIRVRKLLDLLVYLEYEKNVGDLVKLWIIREGSEREVTVRLGERPPPQTGR, encoded by the coding sequence CTGTTGATAGTGGTTTCAAGCGTATCGGCCTATTTTTACCTAGACGTGAATAATAGATATAGGGTGCTCCAGAGGGAGAACTCGGAGCTTCAGGGTAGGATTGGGGAGCTTCAAAGCCGTCTGAATAGGCTTGAGGCCTTGACGAATATTACAGGCCGGGGCTCCGAGCCGGATGTCTCATCCCAGATCTACAAGCTGATAGAGCCTTCCGTAGTTAAGGTTACCGTGAGGAGCTGGACCCTTTTAGGATTGACCTCCTACGGTGAGGGATCCGGCTTCGTATACGATAGTACTGGCCATATAATAACGAATCACCATGTCGTATCGGGGGCAGACGCTATAGAGGTTACTTTCCTTGACGGGACCACTCTGAAGGCCGCCCTGGTAGGATCGGATCCATACAGCGACCTGGCCGTGATAAAGGTTGAATCCCGTAAAACTTTGATCCCGGTGGTGCTGGGAGATTCCTCGAAACTCTACGTGGGGGAGACCGTTTTAGCGGTCGGTAATCCATTCGGCCTGAGCGGGTCCATGACTAAGGGGATAGTGAGCCAGCTTGGGAGGACGTTGCCGACCTCCGGGAACTACCTCATAGTAGGGGTGATACAGGTGGACGCCGCTATAAACCCGGGCAACTCCGGAGGACCATTAATAAACCTCAGAGGAGAGGTGGTCGGCGTGAACACGGCCATAGCCTCAATGACCGGGGAGTTCGCCGGGATAGGATTCGCTATACCGTCGAACCTGGTGAAGAAGGTGGTTCCAGCCATAATCAACCAGGGGTATTATCCGCATCCATGGCTTGGGATCTCAGGTTTAGACGTAACTCCAAGTATAGCGGAGGCCATGAACCTGCCCAACGCCACTGGGTTCCTGGTGACCGAGGTCCTGGAGGGCAGCCCCGCGGCTGAGGCGGGGCTCAGGGGCGGGACCAACGTAGCCGTCATCGAGGGGTCGAAGGTTCCGATAGGCGGAGACGTCATAGTGGGCGTGGATCAGATAAGGGTTAGAAAGCTGTTAGACCTACTAGTATATTTGGAGTACGAGAAGAATGTGGGCGACCTGGTGAAGCTGTGGATAATCAGGGAGGGATCGGAGAGGGAGGTAACGGTGAGGCTGGGGGAAAGGCCCCCACCACAAACCGGGCGATAA